In the genome of Deltaproteobacteria bacterium, the window ATCGAGGGGGGCAGGGGCGGGAGTCTCCAGTTTCGCGGACAGCGCGTGCACGATAGACGGTCCCTTTCGACGCAGAGTATGCAGCCGTGCAGGCATTGCCACAGGCCTTCGTCGAAGGTCCAGGCGATTTTGTCCTCACGTCTCCTCACGAAGTGACTCGTGCAGCCGCGTGGCCGAAAGGGTCCATGACCGAGGCCGCTGCTCCGTCGTCACTAGCCAGCGGGCCGCTGATTCTCGAAGGCCACGGCGGGTTAACGCGGAGGTCTGGTCAGCGATTGCAGTGGCTTGGGTCGCGGCACGCAATATGCTCAGGGGCGCCGCATACCGTCTGGAGGATCGTTTCATGCGGCTGCTCGCCGACTGCGCGCCAGGTGTCCGTCGGTCGGGCCTCGTCGGCCTCGTCGGAGCGGGGCTCTGCGCGGCCGTGCTCGGCGCGTGCGGGGTCGAGCCGGAGCTCGCGCGCAGCCGGTCCGGAGGCCCCTCGTGTCTCGAGAGCCCGGGGGCGGACGAGGACCCCTGCACGACACGCCGCCGAGCCCTCGCCTGCGACAACGACTCGCAGCGGCTCTTCTGCGGGGACAAGGGGGTCCGCGCCGCGTTCCTCGCGCTGCCGAGCACCACCGCCGAGGGGAAGACCTGGATCACGGTGCGGCTCACCGTCACGCGCCCCCTCGCGCCCAAGGAGCGCTACGTCAATCTGAGCCTCGCACCCAAGGGCTGTGCGGTCGGCTCGGCGCCGGATTGCGCGCCCGACCCGCAGAGCTATCCGCGCATCTATCGCCAGAGCCTCGAGACGGACTACGCGAGCCAGAAGCCGGTGGACTACGCCAGGTGCTCGTCTGCCACCCCCTGCGTGGCCTTCTTCCGCTGGTGGGAGATCCTGCCCAAGTACCAGCGTTATGCCGCGACGGCGGTGCTCGAGCGCGTGGAGGACGGAGAGCTCACCCACGCGACGCACCTCAGGCCGAGCTACACCTTCGAGACCATCGACCCCGTCCTGTGCGGGGATAGCGCTCCGCCCTCGCAGTACTTCTGGCCGGTGCCGGCTGGCATGGACGTGAGCCGGGGCTACAAGGCCCACGTGGATTATCAAACCTGCGGCTGGCACACCGGCATCGACATCCCGGCCGCGGAGGGCGCGACGATCTTCAGCGTGGCGAGCGGCCGGGTGGTCCACGTCGGGCACCTCTGGGCGAAGGAGAGCGGCAAGGGCAGGGGGCCGTACGCCGTGGTGGTGCAGCACGCGCCGGGGCTCTACTCGACCTACAGCCACAACGCGCGCGCGCTGGTGAACCCCGGGGACTGCGTTTGGGGGGGGCAGCAGATCGCGGAGGTGGGCAGCCTCGGCAAGAGCACCGGACCGCACCTGCACCTCGAGATCCTGACGGACACGCGCTTCACCGGCAACTGGAAGCTCCCCTTCGAGGGAGCCTGCGCGCGCTACGCGAACCCGCTCGACTACCTGACGGCTCCCTGAGTCTCGGGGCCCGGCGCCGTCGGGACTACTGCAGCACCATCATCAGCGGGTAGTGATCCGAGCCCTTGAGCGGCAGCACGCCGGAGGCCTGCATGACCGTGGAGGCGGAGGTGAAGACCTGGTCGAGCTGCAGCCCCGGGTAGCTCGTCTCCCCCGCCGAGCGGCTCGGCCAGCTCGGTTGCGCGGGGCGGCCGCGGAAGGGG includes:
- a CDS encoding M23 family metallopeptidase gives rise to the protein MRLLADCAPGVRRSGLVGLVGAGLCAAVLGACGVEPELARSRSGGPSCLESPGADEDPCTTRRRALACDNDSQRLFCGDKGVRAAFLALPSTTAEGKTWITVRLTVTRPLAPKERYVNLSLAPKGCAVGSAPDCAPDPQSYPRIYRQSLETDYASQKPVDYARCSSATPCVAFFRWWEILPKYQRYAATAVLERVEDGELTHATHLRPSYTFETIDPVLCGDSAPPSQYFWPVPAGMDVSRGYKAHVDYQTCGWHTGIDIPAAEGATIFSVASGRVVHVGHLWAKESGKGRGPYAVVVQHAPGLYSTYSHNARALVNPGDCVWGGQQIAEVGSLGKSTGPHLHLEILTDTRFTGNWKLPFEGACARYANPLDYLTAP